Proteins encoded in a region of the Onthophagus taurus isolate NC chromosome 10, IU_Otau_3.0, whole genome shotgun sequence genome:
- the LOC111413332 gene encoding proto-oncogene tyrosine-protein kinase ROS isoform X4 gives MVIIIMNILFAYWCVTAIIVSAFGAQIYDADISSKCVENCYKNHTDFGDICAYKTECHEQCENGCYTWRESLNTSCQLVCNSTNGSLTPHQIYCLIGCNDGVSIFRGKMQSHLGLPPPPVLVADSLTSTSLRLEWNYDKAEMPGLKFLIQWRYEEMQSTWQFYKRTNWMPKDIFFTVDNLQPYTKYRFRVAILIYQLNEPIFSAPSVVMMTLPQGAPMSPPASDVPAERTSDIISSLRPGSRYNVSVRLTNIDGTGPAAFASVTTPLETTVKDIQGPVLIIGTDKEIVEQGVEITDEPIILYNNTEENVTIKGVAIHVREKLLFISDSTRHIYKMPLNKSANLQKIAIISPNQTSVQPLDLSVDWLNKQLYILVEKKFKLNSSISNIWSIMRCDFNGQGLTVAVGGLQIKPHHIEVDPYNGYLFWIFDDNRSRSNLFKLDLSDISNGIKHENHPELIFSEKNLGAFIVDHTNFKLLVSNQNKKTVNSVSLDGNEIQDVRPKISNSILEKVISLATANKKFYWTDGSQVFYEEYHAADEIYFQNSFGALMKASYLKVIINMPSSQPVPVPVNPPTQVQAIFGNNRAKIAWKIPHLLGGQGKGAWQSWLYEISVKDLKNNDVKIYQNITGTCFTISNLSQDTDYVIKAAAYTCSGKGPWSTEFKGRTLKRYKNLNNPIILWSTSNGLSKSDVIGENMETLIDKTEMKNFNFIGSSWFRDEIYLLTNLSEVYIYNLTSHQKRILPKLDNDVKSIAIDWIGKRLYWSKQQWIMRANLTGGSKEPPIAATANELVIDSLRAYLYWSTGYAITCSRLNGDNQLIHYYIDREFSGKRVMGLTLDIENKFVYWIVRGSDGANLFKGALAGTIIDNEPNSMISSIQKPDVKGYLSYFNNRFLWQQDDDNAVISNLEGKNIAVLNAESFTDLHMISVLDPASRKISNHINVTLENINVIPDIVDKDSLKVVGDWKFFNITWKPVDNVNYGSVFYEVKFSDRDATIVHQPSINYPYSVDPYSKIQISIRSCTDWTSAPQIIASIRSPSSPPEEPQNLRSFVTYKKQYDLITNITITIRWDEPINPNGDIKKYKVSHWVFRNETFQNIWEGDTPPDNKEYILNNVTDEVVLFKILAYTVSEGSPATIQVNTSIENPIPTLISSGDDSIYIQDLDSNKSKDLLYGISAPLDIGVLMSESKLFWLNDMQELFVYNMETKTKNKILDIGDNVVSLTVDWLERSLYFVQFKGEKEGSFLYKLDLNLVEKNILKLEFLFKRPTVISKLEISPFTRKMYWIENDQNDKYVLMESDGQTINHFFNKQQNQCNCPLRLPLDKTFTIDHSEDKTNPKFIFVESSNVIIAADKFGCNCESITTLNVSDTSSLKSEFNNLYLLDRFNKDLYIFNKRSKRTMLEHQSKAKEMLIFGDHVQPYPSKKCLQPNFEFGLSPNLANRTWNSLTLTIPEIKAKDEECKGISMATIEYKLFYKESGNQNYTVLSTFDKVVTINNLKPYTKYSVSLGARNYYSDKEKDFKGIWNVFQTAVGAPSEPRNVTVTVLNPTLLKVSWLPPEEFNGDTIYYEIHWLTETTTSGIRKKGEQIVMENDVSVGQEPFTTNLQKMSQNETYMIWVRAYSQNNDSSNESQTIKITTFPEPENLTLSNCSAYDLQLNWKISEYIENYVIQYTLLISNDWQQVLDEWIENDSLNNETVVSIDINNLKPKTQYKFRFLLRYPEDDGKDYIWPDDGRFVFETKGDRPTPPGKPEYRSINGGNESKIWWQPSKDNGGPIELYKLEGLKMKNYREKRSTNRSAWSYSAPSIEETEFEWKEFYNGSETFWKIDGLTEDYRYSFRALALNEYGWSEPSEEMEFDPTTAALLAEKPDPLTMILIAICTPIVILILVTCLCMLCFVLTGRWDCSKNKKDAHIIVPISRRPDVELATLRELPRRSNFIQNTNVLYVSAQPTPDEIKLLPHIRRDQISLTKFLGSGAFGEVYEGKARGISENAETKVAVKTLRKGASEQEKTEFLQEAQLMSHFKHKHILQLLGVCLDNDPHYIIMELMEGGDLLTYLRASRNTSALRTPPLTLVELLKMCLDVTTGCRYLEEMHFVHRDLACRNCLVSSTDSASRIVKIGDFGLARDIYKNDYYRKEGEGLLPVRWMAPESLVDGVFTSQSDVWSFGVLLWEIMTLGQQPYPARNNLEVLHYVRRGGRLGKPTDCPEKLHDLMLLCWSFEPEGRPTFKYCLDTLTKLHEQVLRCPVTSAHTGQYISTIPDQPDGVTNQLYFQDYNHNHSGTSWKSDDSSREITPFLNSDQSTPAGNETSNGIPKYLEIVYDANAEDNDGYEIPRKDVVDGQVEEIIANG, from the exons ATGGTCATCATCATTATGAACATTTTATTCGCGTACTGGTGTGTGACTGCAATAATAGTGTCGGCCTTCGGTGCGCAAATTTATGACGCCGATATCTCTTCAAAATGCGTCGAAAATTGTTATAAG aaTCACACGGACTTTGGTGATATTTGCGCATACAAAACGGAATGCCACGAAcag tgCGAAAATGGTTGTTATACATGGAGAGAATCTCTTAATACATCTTGCCAATTAGTTTGT AATAGTACTAATGGAAGCTTAACGCCTCATCAAATATATTGTCTGATCGGTTGTAACGATGGAGTATCGATTTTTCGCGGAAAAATGCAATCGCATCTCGGATTACCACCGCCACCAGTTCTTGTAGCCGATTCATTAACATCCACGTCGCTTCGATTAGAATGGAATTACGACAAAGCGGAAATGCCTGGTTTGAAATTCCTGATCCAGTGGAGATACGAAGAAATGCAATCGACTTGGCAATTTTACAAGAGAACCAATTGGATGCcgaaagatattttttttaccgtCGATAATCTTCAGCCTTACACCAAATATAGA tttcgagttgcaattttaatataccAATTAAATGAGCCGATATTTTCCGCACCGAGTGTTGTTATGATGACTCTTCCTCAAGGCGCTCCGATGTCGCCTCCGGCTTCT GACGTTCCAGCTGAAAGAACATCTGATATAATAAGTTCTTTAAGACCCGGAAGTCGATATAACGTATCAGTTAGATTAACCAATATTGATGGAACAGGACCTGCGGCTTTTGCATCTGTAACCACGCCATTAGAAACAACAG TTAAAGATATTCAAGGACCTGTACTTATAATAGGAACCgataaagaaattgttgagCAAGGAGTCGAAATAACAGACGAACCAATAATATTATACAACAACACCGAAGAAAATGTAACGATAAAAGGAGTTGCTATACATGTAAGAGAAAAGTTACTCTTTATATCGGATTCAACGCGTCACATCTATAAGATGCCATTAAATAAATCTGCGAATTTGCAAAAAATCGCGATTATATCTCCGAATCAAACCAGCGTTCAACCGCTTGATTTATCAGTGGATTGGTTAAATAAGCAATTGTATATTTTAGTTGAAAAGAAATTCAAATTGAACTCTTCGATTTCGAATATTTGGTCTATAATGAGATGTGATTTTAATGGACAAGGTTTAACTGTAGCGGTTGGAGGTTTGCAAATAAAACCGCATCACATCGAGGTTGACCCTTATAATGGATATCTATTTTGGATTTTTGACGATAACCGTTCGAGAAGTAATCTATTTAAGTTGGATTTATCCGATATAAGTAACGGGATCAAGCATGAAAATCACCCggaattaatattttctgagAAAAATCTTGGAGCTTTTATAGTTGACCATACCAATTTTAAACTGTTGGtttcaaatcaaaataaaaaaacggtCAATTCGGTTTCATTGGATGGAAATGAAATTCAAGACGTTCGAccgaaaatttcaaattcaattttagaaaaagttatttctttaGCGACTGcgaataagaaattttattggaCTGATGGTTCtcaagttttttatgaagaatATCACGCTGCCGAtgagatttattttcaaaattcatttgGAGCGTTAATGAAAGCGAGTTATTTGAAAGTAATTATTAACATGCCGAGTTCTCAACCGGTGCCGGTTCCTGTAAATCCCCCAACTCAAGTCCAAGCGATTTTCGGAAATAACCGGGCAAAAATAGCTTGGAAAATACCCCATTTACTCGGTGGTCAAGGAAAAGGAGCTTGGCAAAGTTGGCTTTACGAGATATCagtaaaagatttaaaaaataacgacgTAAAAATTTATCAGAATATTACCGGAACTTGttttacaatttcaaatttatctcAAGATACCGATTATGTTATAAAAGCTGCCGCTTATACTTGTTCAGGAAAAGGACCGTGGTCAACTGAATTTAAAGGAAGAACTTTAAAACGTTATAAGAACTTAAATAATCCCATCATTTTATGGTCCACATCAAATGGGTTATCGAAATCAGATGTGATCGGCGAAAATATGGAAACACTTATTGATAAAAcggaaatgaaaaattttaattttatcggaAGTAGTTGGTTTAGGGacgaaatttatttattaacaaatcttTCAGAAGTTTACATTTATAATTTAACGTCAcatcaaaaacgaattttacCCAAACTAGATAACGATGTTAAAAGCATCGCCATCGATTGGATCGGAAAAAGATTATATTGGTCCAAACAACAATGGATTATGAGAGCGAATCTAACTGGTGGAAGCAAAGAACCACCAATTGCTGCCACAGCAAATGAATTAGTTATCGATTCTTTAAGAGCTTACCTTTATTGGTCAACCGGTTACGCTATAACCTGCTCAAGATTAAACGGTGATAACCAATTAATCCATTATTACATTGATAGagaattttctggaaaaagaGTTATGGGTTTAACTCtagatatagaaaataaattcgtTTATTGGATCGTAAGAGGTTCGGATGGAGCGAATCTTTTTAAAGGGGCTTTAGCAGGAACCATCATCGATAATGAACCCAACTCCATGATTTCGAGTATCCAAAAACCAGACGTTAAAGGTTACCTTTCATACtttaataatcgatttttatgGCAACAAGACGACGATAACGCCGTTATCAGTAATTTAGAAGGAAAGAATATAGCCGTTTTAAACGCCGAAAGTTTTACCGATCTTCATATGATCAGCGTTTTGGATCCAGCAAGCCGTAAAATCTCAAATCATATAAATGTTACCCTCGAAAATATTAACGTTATACCAGACATAGTCGATAAGGATTCACTTAAAGTTGTAGGCGATtggaaatttttcaatataacTTGGAAACCCGTCGATAATGTTAATTATGGAAGCGTTTTTTATGAGGTGAAATTTTCAGATCGGGATGCCACg atcgTCCATCAACCCAGCATTAATTACCCTTACAGCGTCGACCcatattcaaaaattcaaatatcaaTAAGATCTTGTACCGATTGGACTTCTGCGCCTCAAATAATAGCCTCAATTCGTTCTCCGTCTTCCCCACCGGAAGAACCACAAAATTTACGATCTTTCGTTACTTACAAGAAACAGTATGACCTAATCACCAATATAACGATAACAATTCGTTGGGATGAACCGATTAATCCAAAcggagatataaaaaaatacaaagtaTCCCATTGGGTTTTCAGAAACGAAACGTTTCAAAACATTTGGGAAGGCGACACTCCACCCGATAACAaagaatacattttaaataacgtAACCGATGAGGTggttctctttaaaattttagctTACACGGTTAGCGAAGGTTCCCCAGCAACAATTCAAGTTAATACAAGTATAGAAAATCCGATTCCTACTTTGATTTCCAGCGGAGACGATTCGATTTATATCCAAGATTTGGATTCGAATAAGAGCAAAGATTTATTGTATGGAATTAGTGCTCCGTTGGATATCGGGGTTTTGATGAGCGAAAGTAAACTGTTTTGGTTGAACGATATGCAAGAATTATTCGTTTACAATATGgaaacgaaaacgaaaaataaaattctcgACATCGGTGATAACGTCGTTTCTTTAACCGTTGATTGGTTGGAACGGAGCTTGTATTTTGTGCAGTTTAAGGGAGAAAAGGAAGGCTCATTTTTGTATAAGTTGGATCTGAATTTGGtcgaaaaaaacattttaaagctcgaatttttgtttaaaagacCGACGGTCATCTCTAAACTGGAAATTTCACCTTTTACAAG aaaaatgtattgGATAGAAAACGATCAAAATGATAAATACGTTTTAATGGAAAGCGATGGACAAACGATAAAtcacttttttaacaaacaacAAAATCAGTGTAACTGCCCTTTGAGGTTACCATTGGATAAAACGTTCACAATCGATCATTCCGAAGATAAAACGAATCCGAAATTTATTTTCGTCGAATCGTCAAACGTGATCATCGCGGCGGATAAATTCGGTTGTAATTGTGAATCTATTACAACATTAAATGTAAGCGATACATCCTCGTTAAAGTccgaatttaataatttatacttGTTGGACCGGTTTAACAAGGatctatacatttttaataaacgttcGAAAAGAACGATGTTGGAACACCAATCGAAAGCGAaggaaatgttaatttttggaGATCACGTCCAACCGTatccttcaaaaaaatgtttacaaccGAATTTTGAATTCGGGCTTTCGCCCAATTTGGCGAATCGAACTTGGAATAGTTTAACGTTAACAATACCGGAAATCAAAGCTAAAGATGAAGAATGTAAAGGAATTTCTATGGCTACTATTGagtataaattgttttataaagaGAGTGGAAATCAAAATTACACCGTTTTATCGACTTTTGATAAAGTTGTTACTATAAATAACTTGAAACCTTACACAAAATATTCGGTATCTTTGGGAGCGAGGAATTATTATAGCGATAAAGAGAAGGATTTTAAAGgaatttggaatgtttttcAAACAGCTGTTGGTG cCCCATCCGAACCAAGAAATGTTACAGTGACCGTTTTAAATCCAACCTTATTAAAAGTATCTTGGCTCCCACCCGAAGAGTTTAATGGCGATACAATTTACTACGAAATTCATTGGTTAACCGAAACGACCACATCAGGAATACGCAAAAAAGGAGAACAAATCGTGATGGAAAACGACGTTAGCGTTGGCCAAGAACCATTTACAACCAACCTTCAAAAAATGTCTCAAAACGAAACCTATATGATATGGGTACGCGCTTACAGCCAAAATAACGACTCATCAAACGAAAGTCAAACGATAAAAATCACAACTTTCCCCGAACCCGAAAATCTTACTTTATCAAATTGTTCAGCATACGACCTGcaattaaattggaaaatttcCGAATACATCGAAAACTACGTGATTCAATacactttattaatttcaaacgATTGGCAACAAGTTCTTGATGAATGGATTGAAAACGACTCTCTTAACAACGAAACCGTCGTTAGCAtcgatattaataatttaaaaccgaAAACGCAATACAAATTTCGATTCTTATTGAGATATCCGGAAGATGATGGAAAAGATTACATTTGGCCGGATGATGGACGATTCGTTTTCGAGACGAAAGGCGATCGTCCCACCCCGCCGGGAAAACCCGAATATCGAAGTATAAACGGTGGAAATGAATCGAAAATTTGGTGGCAACCATCGAAAGATAACGGAGGTCCAATTGAACTGTACAAATTGGAAggattgaaaatgaaaaattataggGAGAAGAGATCAACGAATCGATCAGCTTGGTCTTATAGCGCACCCTCAATTGAAGAAACCGAGTTTGAATGGAAAGAATTTTATAATGGAAGTG AAACTTTTTGGAAAATCGATGGTTTAACCGAAGATTATCGATATTCATTTCGAGCTTTGGCTTTAAACGAATACGGTTGGTCAGAGCCAAGCGAAGAAATGGAATTTGATCCAACAACGGCGGCACTTTTGGCTGAAAAACCGGATCCTTTAACGATGATATTAATAGCCATTTGTACGCCAATCGTCATCTTAATCCTGGTGACCTGTCTGTGCATGTTATGCT TCGTACTTACAGGCAGATGGGATTGTAGTAAAAACAAGAAGGACGCGCATATTATCGTCCCGATTAGTAGAAGACCGGACGTTGAATTGGCCACATTAAGGGAACTACCAAGAAGAagtaattttatacaaaatacgAACGTATTGTACGTTTCTGCGCAACCTACACCCGATGAAATTAAACTCTTACCTCATATAAGaag agATCAAATATCTTTAACAAAATTCTTGGGAAGTGGGGCTTTTGGTGAAGTCTACGAAGGTAAAGCTAGAGGCATCAGTGAAAACGCCGAAACGAAAGTGGCCGTaaaa acgTTGCGAAAAGGAGCTTCCGAACAAGAAAAAACCGAATTCCTCCAAGAAGCCCAATTAATGAGTCATTTCAAGCATAAACACATCCTTCAATTGCTTGGAGTTTGCTTAGATAATGATCCTCATTATATAATTATGGAATTAATGGAAGGCGGAGATCTTTTAACGTATTTAAGAGCTTCGAGAAACACTTCTGCGTTAAGAACACCCCCATTAACGTTGGTAgaacttttaaaaatgtgtttagATGTAACAACAGGATGTCGATATTTAGAAGAGATGCATTTCGTTCATCGAGATTTAGCATGCAGAAATTGTTTGGTGTCTTCGACCGATTCCGCGAGTAGAATCGTTAAGATCGGCGATTTTGGACTAGCAAGAGACATTTATAAGAATGATTATTATAGGAAAGAAGGCGAGGGGTTACTTCCGGTGCGTTGGATGGCCCCTGAATCTTTAGTAGATGGTGTTTTTACATCGCAATCGGATGTTTGGTCGTTTGGGGTACTTCTTTGGGAAATTATGACTTTAGGACAACAGCCATACCCAGCTAGAAATAATTTGGAGGTTTTGCATTATGTTAGAAGAGGTGGGCGTTTGGGGAAACCAACAGATTGTCctgaaaaatt acATGATTTAATGCTTCTTTGTTGGAGTTTTGAACCGGAAGGAAGACCAACTTTTAAGTATTGTTTGGATACGTTAACTAAACTTCACGAACAAGTTTTAAGATGTCCGGTAACTAGTGCCCATACTGGACAATATATTAGCACTATTCCAGATC AACCAGATGGAGTCACTAACCAGCTTTATTTTCAGGATTACAATCATAATCATTCAG gtaCTTCATGGAAAAGTGATGATTCCAGCCGAGAAATAACCCCATTTTTGAATTCCGATCAAAGTACCCCCGCTGGTAATGAGACATCAAATGGAATTCCAAAATACTTAGAGATAGTTTATGATGCAAACGCAGAAGATAATGACGGTTATGAAATTCCTCGTAAAGATGTTGTTGACGGACAAGTTGAAGAAATAATTGCGAAcggttaa